acccttggacttgatggggagtatttatactccttcacctcgtccatgggaggtctcttgcccatttgatcagctgagaaacaccttgtggtgcaagagagaagcaagagcctagagaggattgagaattgagtgatttcttgagtgaatccttctctagttgagttctaagagttcaagtgtgcatccaccactctctagagccttgtttggatcAAGTAAGAGttatttgcttgttactcttggtgatcgccatcacctagacggttcggtggtgattggaggcacgaaggccgcccggagttcttgtgggtggctcgtgtcaagcttatgagcagttttgggcgattcaccacaacggagtgtcaaagaatcagcctgtagagagcacttggtccttgcacggaccaagtgggagcaaggcccttgcgcagggtgctccaacgaggactagtggagagtggcgactctccgatacctcggcaaaacgtcgccatgttcttcttgctctcatcctttacattctagcatttagtCTGAGCTTTTACTTCCTAGAAttgtcatgctagaataggattggaactaggttgcaaaacttttatccggtagctctcttgAACACACTTAGGCactaggggttgaattggagcttataggttgcttaaatttttagagaagcccaattcacccccccctcttgggcatcttgatcctttcaccaAGAAGCCTGCcacgaggaagaagaagaccaGCGCCCTCTCCGGGAAGAAGACGAGGgcggcggcctcctcctccgatGTCTCGAACGGCTTGGCGGCGGTCCTCCCTTCCTTCTCCTTGCTTCTCTTCTCTCTCGCTATGCTCGCGGTGTGGTGGTTGTGTCGCGGTTTGGCTGGGGGTGGATGAGAGCGTGCTAGGGCTCGGAGGTCGGCTTATATAGCCATTCCTAATCATGGTGCGCGGTGGATTGTAGGGACACAATCGGGACACGTGTAGGGTGCTCACGCCTTCCAGTCTAGGGCTTTGGGGCCTCGGGGTGGTTGCCAGCGCACTAGCGCTCCCAATTCGAACTCCCGTCCGGTCAAGGTGGTTGGGTGCCAGGGGAATCTCACCCTGCACCCTGTACTCTGCTTTTGTGGAGGCAGGGGAGGGGGATGATGTGAGGTCAGGGATGACAAGCGAGGTCCGCCTGTCAGCGGCTTAGGGGAGAAGGGCATTGCCGCGCGTTCGGGCCGGTTGCTTTCACTCGCAAGGGGGGACTGCCTGCTGGGCCGCGAGGCGTAgctgggccgcggtggtgcctgGGCCGGCTCGTGATCTATTTGGCGCGGGTGAGGGCAGTGCGGAGCTGGGCCGAATGCAGAGCCCGGGCCAGAACCCCTTTCCAAAACTCAGTTTATGCACAAGCCTTTTCTAATTTCCGATAATCCATTCTATCTATACCTTGGTCTTCTATGTGTATATACAAGTTGCCAACGTGTATACACCCTTAAAGGAAGTCCTCTAGGGGTCTAGGGTTTCATGGAGACTAAGCCAAGGGTCGGCAACAGAAGTGAACTCATTAGATAAATAAAAGTGGTTGATTTTATTAACATCACATAAAATCAATAAGAGCCAAATCACACGTTTAATTAAATATGCACATGCCCAACAAATAAAGAGGTTCTACTTGTGCATCTATGGGATGTTTTCCTAACATGGACTCACCAAACAAGggttatttttagaaaaaaatttaggtgGTAATTTTGgtatttgtgaaatttttgggttGTTATAGCCGCGAAGCTCTTCAAGGAGTCCCCGgatgtcatgaaggagttccgcCTGAAGGCAGTTGTTGCTGAAGTGGATGCCCAAGGTACGGGCACGATTGATCGCCATCTAGACGATCTGTAGGACGAGGGAAACCATAGAGGCGGAATTACGGCGAGATAACAACATTTTACCTCGAGGTGAAGGTCGATCCCTCGACGATGTTCATACCAACCGAGCTATTCCCCCTTGGGTAAGGGAAGAGCGATGTGCTGATAATGTGTTACCAGTGGAATGTAAAGTACGAGAGAACAGAGAGGAAGTATGAACTCGGTGCCACTTTCTTTATTCCATCGATCGGTATTTATACAAGTCGAGGGAGAAGGGGAAACTCTCATCCCAAGTAATCACTATGCCCACAATGAGTCGTGGGGAAAGTCTCGGAGGGGAACCGGTCTTCACGGGCACATACGGAATCGTGGGGAGAAGTTTCGATCCTCAAGTTGTTAGGATACATATCTGGGGAGAGAATCGAGGAGATGAGATCACCCGAATATTTTATCTGTAACACAAAGCTGAGGACTTGCACTATTCACTTGGCTGATAATCCATAGCTGAAAATATtggtcgctgatttattatgagaaaaaataCTACTAAATGGCTGGTAGATTCAGTGTGATGATATACCTAAATTGCTTATTGAAACTAAGGTTCGAGTCTATTTTAAACCTCAGCTTAATCAAATTTGATTCTATTACGTATTTAGTCGTACACAATCAAAATTCGCATTAATTTCATTCCTCACCCGCACTGGCCAAACTAGACGGAAGGATGATTGGACAATGCACAGACATGATTCTAAGGTGTATTAGAGCATATATGAACAAgatgtatgttttatttgaaCGCACTGACGGTCTTGGTCCGacatggctcacaagcattctGGAAGGGGATCCGACAGATTCATCCTCTCATCCTCGTATGAGTAGTTTGTCGAAACATAGCGCTGGCCTACATGATGTGCCGCCGGATCACCATGCCGGTCGCACTCATGGCCAACGGCCGCGACGCCGGCCTGTACGCGCACTACGCCGTCGCCGCGCAGCAGACCGGCGGCGTGTACACGGCCTCCGACCACCGCGGCATCCTGAAGCACCTCATACGGCAGTGGCGCTTGTTAAAAAAAAAgcgtgcaccgaccactgataAATTTGTTGTGGTTATCAAAATACACCatcagttccaaagcccaggatCTCAAGGGAACAGAACAAAATGCTTCGATTTCCAACTAGAACCTTGCTTAAATTTGCTTGTCATACGAAGATGATAGTCTTCTTTTGAGAGGAAAATCATTTGCAGTTAGACCAGCTTACACACAATAAACAAGGCAAAAGCGAACCACAGAACTGAGACGATTATAAGCTTTGGTAACAGCGAGAGCTCAAGCATAAGATATACAACCGTGCATGTTATTTCAATACAATCCTTCAACAGTCTGGAGCCTCGTTGTACAAGCTTGCATCACCGGAACTTGGCTACTGGCTAGCGACCTCAAAAATGTAGAAATTGGGGGCAAGATGTAACACACTGTTGAACGAGAAATTCGGGGTAAGATGTAATACACTGTTGATGCTAGTATCATCTTCATACATTTTTTTTACTTCTTCCCGCCACCAGACACGTTGAATTTGAAAAAGATGATGTCCCCGTCCTGAACCACATAGGTTTTCCCCTCCTGCTTGTATTTTCCAGCAGCCTACAGTACGCACATTCGAAATTCAAGTCAAAACTCAAAACAGGCGCTTAACAAGAATGCAATGTCctgggggggggaggggggcaTATACCTTAACAGCAGATTCACTTCCCAGTTCTTTCAGATCTTCAAACTTCATTACCTGAACCACAAACGTAGAAGTAACAATCATATATGAAACTGTTCAAACATGAAAAGAGCTAGAGTAAACAATGCCAAAAGACTGGCCTCATCAGCATACATCCAATTTATAATGACAATGTAAAAGAAAAATTGTCAACAGGAATTGGATGCTATATGTTTTCTAGAAGACAGCCTGCAATCACATATTATTAAGTGCTCCTATGGCCACAGCCATACCTCATTTATAGTATATACATAAATGCTACAAGATTCAAATCAGATAATTGGCCCATTGCTGACTTTTAAATGGGCATGTATTATCTTGTATTTTTCCATACTAAAAGTGTGCACAAGTATGGACATCAAAAAATGGAGGGGTTGCTGATAAACAATGGATATCATAGACATGATTACCAAGAAGTCAATTTGAGTAACTCTAAGAGCATCTAGATTCACAAACAATCAAAATGGTCATCAAGTAGGACAGCTATCCAAAATCTGGTCCCGCTTAACCAATAGCTGATGCAAATCACAATAGTTAACAACTACATCAGCTACTTAAAATAGCTGAGGTTACCTCAGCACATATAAAGCCCCTTTCGAAATCAGTGTGAATTGCACCAGCAGCTTGAGGAGCTTTAGTCTGACGTCTGATCTGCCAACACTTTACCTGAACAAAGATTCACAACCAGCTAATTCAAATCACATTCTCTTACTGGAAAAGTGCACATAGAAATGATCTTTCAACTTCAACTATTTGCACAACTTTTCAAAAATATTCAAAATAGTGAAAGAAATTACTAAAGTTCAATGAAAAGCACATGAAGCATACTACAATAAAAGATAGGCACCTTTGTATTACTATTTCTTTTACAGTTTTAGCAACACATAACAAAAGGATAGATTATGCTGCACTGAAAAGAACAAGTACCTCATCAGGACCAGCGGTGAAAAAGTATATCAGATGAATTGCTGCAAAACCAGTCTTGATGATTTTTGGGATCATGCTGCAAGGCATAATAGATAACATTTTAGGTGAAATTTAGAACCAATGAGAACTTAGAAAGTTGTCAAACAATTGACAGAAAAATGTTTTTTCTTTCACAAATATTCGCCTTGTATAGaagaattaattcaacatgataTTTGTATTAGAGATGAATATTCCAGCTtctcaaattttgaattttgtaaaTCATAGAAATAACATACATGTATTTTGAGATGTTAGTATGTCCTAGTAGAACCTGTCACTTCATGACATAGGTCCGTAGCATCATTAGAAACACTTAGCATGACAAAACTAACCACCTCCAGTATCAGAAGTGTGAATTAACTTGCCTTGTTATCTGGTTTTCGGCACAATATTTGGCAGCTTCATCTTCTGGCATATCCACTAGTTTCTGTTCAAAAGCACAGCTGAAAGGAAGTATGGTTTCACCACCATGTTCCTGCACCCTGATGAAAAATAGGTATATCAGCTCATGTGTGATATAATAACAGCAAACACATAACAtacattactttatatatcataTTGTTGGACCAGTAAAGTGGCTTTATAACAGATATAACTTGACTAAGATCTAACATAAGAAAATTGCAATCCACCATGAACCAAATTGCTTTCTTAAATCTAAGTTGCATTTGCAGATATGATGTGGCTCTAAACTAGCAGCTGATGCGAGACCAACTTGCCAATGTGGAGCAATCTCTACCAGAAAGCAAGATCCAAATTTTAAAAGAGTCATTTGGTTATGCAACAAATGCCAAGAATATAGGATTTGTCACTTGGATGACAAAAACTAGCACTTTGAAAAAACAGTCCTCGAGAAACAATACCAGGCATGTATCTTGGGTAGAAACTTGTTCTTTTTTCTCTGGAAGTCCTTCTCACTCATATTCACCTGCACAAAAAACAAATTGGTACAGCTCCCTAGTCATTTAATGGTCAGCCAAGCCATTGTAAAAGGCCATCTACAGTACAAACTGTACCTATTCATTTCAGATTCAATTATTATGAAGGGTCAAATGGTTAATTTAAACTGATTTGGTTGAATTTGGTTGGTTCCAcaaatggaaaaaaaaaatacattttCTTTTGTTACTACTTACTACACATGTATAAATAAATCTATTTCATAATGGATAATGCATCATACAAGGATAATTATTATGGAACCATTCAAGGAAAACTACGGAACTAATACTGGTATCGAGTAACAGCTCCAATACAAACAGCACCAGAAATATAATCACAAGGAAACAGAACAGAGTGCATGCAGGAAGGTTGGTTACAACAAAACATGTTCAAccataaaaaaaatctttttccTGAACCCAATATGACACCAGTCCAAGCTAAAAACCATGGATTCAACTTCAAAGTTTCTCATGGTAGACTATTGACTAATACAATGGGTGCAGAGAAAGATGAAATTCATACCAAATATACAACTGGCTTAGCTGAAAGTAGCTGGAAAGTATTCAAGATCTCAATGTCAGCAGCTTTCCAATCTCCTAAACGGACATCTTTCCCTTCCTCAAGATGGGCTACGACCTGTCCAGTGAAGGGAAGGAACATAAGTTACTGATAAAGAATTTTCATTTTCAATCATTATTTATTAAGGCTGCTATAAAAGACCCATAGTTATGTGGaagaattgaagtaattgatGCCGCACCCTCTCACATAATTCATGCTCAACTTTGAGCTGCTTATCATTACTTCTCTTCATTGACTTATCAAGGTCCTCAAGTTTCTTTTTCATGAACTCTATATCCTGAACAGAAAATAGAATAGAACATTGTCAAAAGAAGATTTAAATGTCGTACAGCAAATCAACAAAATTCAATGAAACCTTTAGTCTGAGTTCTTCACTAATAGTTTCCATGTCTCTAACAGGATCTACTGTGTCATCAACATGTGTAATTTCTGGGTCTTCAAATGCTCCTGAAAACCATATGCAACACTTGATTAGTTAATAAAGATACAACAAAACGACGTGTAATTAATTAGTTAGTAACTAAACCTTGCTATAAATTTGAGAAGTGAATTACATGGACTAGTCATTTTGGCGTCCATTAGAACTACAAAATACTTATCATTTTTTTATCTGGAATACAAAGTTACTAGTAACAATTACAAGGTATCAGCACACAACAAGAAACAAAAAGGGAAAGGATGCAAAACCAATTATTCAACAGCTATGCATATGTTGTGAATAAATAACATATATATTGATAAGAATATACAGTTGCCAGCTTCTATGACTATCACTCATTAATTAATCACAGATGTTTGCCACGAAAGGAAGTAATATGGTAAGCCCTATTTTCACTTAATATCAGAGGAAACTTCTAGTTTATATGTACAGACTAAAGAAGCATTAGATCAATTGAACAACTATAAGACTGATGGCATCTTAAAAACCAAATGCATGATCTGCAACACGGCAGTAGATGATTAAAATAATGCATAATAATTGTTCGAATACTAAATACCAACATTAACAACACTAAAATAAAAACATACTTAGGACATGAAAGATTCCATCAACAGCACGTATATGTGAGAGGAATGCATTGCCCAGACCATCCCCAGCGTGAGCACCCCTAATAAGCCCAGCTATGTCAGTTACTTCCAGATATGCAGGCACCTgcacaaaatttttcaaaacttGTCAAATTCAAACAAAATCAATAGCAACTGTAGGGGCTTAAGAAACAAACCTCACTCTTTGGCTTGTAAAGTTTGCAAAGCCAATCAAACCGTTCATCTGGAACATTCACACGCGCCTCATTTGGTTCGATGGTACAGAAAGGGAAATTCTCAGCTGGGATTGCCAACTTTGTTACTATGTTGAAAAAAGTTGATTTGCCAACATTTGGCAACCCAACCTGCAGAAACATCAATCCGAATACTGAATTAGGCCTCATCTTACTGACTTACATTGCCATCTTATCAGTGACAAACATGAATGAATCAAATGGCCGGTGATAGGATTATAGCCAAATACAAATGTAATTTTGCCACCGAGCTAATTACATTTGACCATGAAACTTGGTGCATAGTCAGCACTCAGCGCAGAGTGACCAAATAATTGAACCATTTGTAGCTTAAAGAGCGATCAACACGTGCAATCCAAAGGTAGGGCATTGTGATTCGTGAAGCTATGATAgtatactactccctccattccaaaacaATAGCTGACTTTAGCTTTGTCATCATAAGTCAAATCAAACATCTCTAACTTTCGTCAAGTTTTTGGAAACAAGTTCAAATAAATGCACTACCAAGATATATTAATGAAACTAATTTGATGCATTTTTCTGTGACTTGGTTAAAGTTAGGATGAAGCTAAAGTGAACTATAATTCAGATCGGACCGAGTATATAagactcacaaatgtgctagGCCTCTAACATGCCACTAAAGCAAGCAGTACAGCACCACGATAGCTAAAAGAGAAACATACAGAATTACTGCCAGATATATGCTACGTGCACACAGCAAAAACATGTATCAGTGCTATTATGCCAAGTCATATCCTTATAACAACCATAAGTAAAAACAACAAGAGGCACAAAAACCAATAATAACAATTCGATCACACCTGGCACTCACTATCCAACTTCCAAGGAACAACACGATAGCAGGATCAGGCAAATCCGTACCAACAACAACCCGAGCCTCCGAAACGAATAACTCCGTGCACCAGGGGCAGCACGCGTACCGCGTGCCTCGAATCAATTAACCACGAAATCACAACCTAACGCTCACATTCAAGCATCCACAACTCATTAGCTCAGAGAGCCCCTAGATACTACCCAGCACGTCAGGCGAGCACGGACGACGCCTACCAAATGAAGGCCCTTAAAATTTCCAAACCCCCCCGGTAGCCCCAGCCGCGCTGTGCTCGCTCGTTCCATTCGAGGTGCCCCAGAACTGGTACGAGATCCAGCAACTCCCAGCGGCTACGAGTAGAACTAGGGGGAGGGGAGTGTGCGTGGGAGGGGAGGGGAATGGAATTGGGCTTACGATCCCGATCTTGAGGTGGGAGGAGAAGCGGCCGAGGATGGGGCGCTCAGCCGGCGCGGCGTCCTTCTTGGCCTTGGGAGGCATCGTCGGCGGTCGGTGGTCGGCGGCGATGCGGCCTGAGGAACCTGGGATGGCTagggtttttggtgggaagcgGAGGGTCGGCGCGTGCGGTTGCCGATCGAGTGGGGCAGATGAACACGGATTCGCGGCGGCTGGGCTGGActgggctgggctgggctgtGAGATGGGCGGTGGAATGAGCTGCTGTtgggtgattttttttttttcgcCCCCTTTTATTACACTCAGTTTATTGCTTGTGATGAGTTATGACTGGAGCAACAAATTTACGCCACTGTATTTTATCTGCATGACAATTTCCTCTTTTTCGCTGgcacccaaaggacatgaacaACTCATATCACACTGTGTGTGCCTTGAATATAATATATAGAGATAGCTAAAAAGACAAGTCATACAAGGACATCTCTTTCACTGTTTACACACTATTTAATGTTGTGTATATAGCTTAAATCAATTGTAAACACTTTTTTTATAACTATTGTGTTCCTAATTGATAAAAAACAGATCACACTTAAATAAGATGAACAtgattgtatttttttttttgaaatcatCAGTATAACTGATATATTGTATATAATTGCTTGAATGGACATTTCCACGAGCACCTAAACTACGTGACGGTAGCAAGCTAGCAACATGGAAACGAAGCAGAGAGTACCAGCCGTAATCAGCGGCAAATCATGAAATCAACCATGAACAATCGCACCAGCACCTGGCTGACCTGTGCTGTCGTGCCGCAGCCGCAAGGGCTAAGGTCTCGTTTAGTtttcaattttttaaaaaattctcGTCATATTAAATTTTATGGTATTTgcgtggagtatta
This window of the Sorghum bicolor cultivar BTx623 chromosome 7, Sorghum_bicolor_NCBIv3, whole genome shotgun sequence genome carries:
- the LOC8085029 gene encoding obg-like ATPase 1, with protein sequence MPPKAKKDAAPAERPILGRFSSHLKIGIVGLPNVGKSTFFNIVTKLAIPAENFPFCTIEPNEARVNVPDERFDWLCKLYKPKSEVPAYLEVTDIAGLIRGAHAGDGLGNAFLSHIRAVDGIFHVLRAFEDPEITHVDDTVDPVRDMETISEELRLKDIEFMKKKLEDLDKSMKRSNDKQLKVEHELCERVVAHLEEGKDVRLGDWKAADIEILNTFQLLSAKPVVYLVNMSEKDFQRKKNKFLPKIHAWVQEHGGETILPFSCAFEQKLVDMPEDEAAKYCAENQITSMIPKIIKTGFAAIHLIYFFTAGPDEVKCWQIRRQTKAPQAAGAIHTDFERGFICAEVMKFEDLKELGSESAVKAAGKYKQEGKTYVVQDGDIIFFKFNVSGGGKK